One Prevotella intermedia ATCC 25611 = DSM 20706 DNA window includes the following coding sequences:
- a CDS encoding acyl-CoA dehydrogenase family protein, with translation MANYYTDQPEIAFHLEHPLMKRIVELKERNYADKDKYDEAPVNYEDAIENYKRILDITGEVAANIIEPNSESVDLEGPHLINNRMHYASKTYENLDATRKAGLWGVSMPRQYGGLNLPNVVFSMLSEMISSADGGFQNIWSLQSCIDTLYEFGNDEQRAKYIPRICNGETMSMDLTEPDAGSDLQRVMLKATFDEKENCWRLNGVKRFITNGDSDLHLVLARSEEGTHDGRGLSMFIYDKRNGGVDVRHIEHKLGIHGSPTCELVYKNAKAELCGNTRMGLIKYVMALMNGARLGIAAQSVGLSSEAYKEGLNYAKERAQFGKKIITFPAVYDMLSRMKAKLDAGRSLLYQTARYVDIYKALEDIARDQKLTAEERQEMKQYTRLADAFTPLAKGINSEYANQNAYDSISIHGGSGFIMEYKCQRLYRDARIFSIYEGTTQLQVVAAVRYITNGTYLNIMKEMLENEVCDCMKDLKARVERLVALYEEALEKVKASECQDTIDFLARRLYNMTAGIIESLLLIEDASKAPELFEKSANVFVRMTEEEVAGSVAYIKAFDCKELKYFKTVAEEAVQ, from the coding sequence ATGGCAAATTATTATACAGACCAACCAGAGATTGCGTTCCACTTGGAACACCCTCTGATGAAGCGAATTGTTGAGCTGAAAGAACGCAATTACGCTGATAAGGACAAGTACGACGAGGCTCCTGTAAACTATGAGGACGCCATAGAAAACTATAAGCGCATACTCGATATTACGGGCGAGGTGGCGGCAAACATCATCGAGCCAAACTCAGAATCGGTGGATTTGGAAGGTCCACACCTCATCAACAACCGCATGCACTATGCAAGCAAGACTTACGAGAATCTTGATGCTACCCGCAAGGCAGGACTTTGGGGTGTCAGCATGCCTCGTCAATACGGTGGCTTGAACCTCCCCAACGTGGTGTTCTCTATGCTTTCAGAGATGATTTCGTCTGCCGACGGCGGCTTCCAGAACATCTGGTCGTTGCAGTCGTGCATCGACACGCTCTACGAATTTGGCAACGACGAGCAGCGTGCGAAGTATATACCTCGTATCTGCAACGGCGAAACCATGTCGATGGACCTGACTGAGCCTGATGCAGGTTCCGACTTGCAGCGCGTAATGCTCAAGGCGACATTCGACGAGAAGGAGAATTGCTGGCGACTGAACGGTGTGAAGCGTTTCATAACCAACGGCGATTCCGACCTTCACTTGGTGCTTGCCCGTTCGGAAGAAGGCACACACGACGGTCGCGGACTTTCTATGTTCATCTACGACAAGCGCAATGGCGGTGTAGACGTGCGCCACATAGAGCACAAACTCGGTATTCACGGCTCGCCAACCTGCGAATTGGTCTACAAGAATGCGAAAGCCGAACTCTGCGGAAACACCCGTATGGGACTCATCAAGTACGTCATGGCACTCATGAACGGTGCTCGTCTTGGCATTGCAGCACAGAGCGTGGGACTTTCGAGCGAAGCTTATAAAGAAGGTTTGAACTATGCGAAGGAACGTGCACAGTTTGGAAAGAAAATCATAACTTTCCCTGCTGTCTACGATATGCTTTCTCGTATGAAGGCGAAGTTAGATGCAGGTCGTTCGCTGCTCTATCAAACAGCACGATATGTAGATATCTACAAGGCGTTGGAAGACATTGCACGCGACCAGAAACTAACGGCTGAGGAACGCCAGGAGATGAAGCAATACACCCGCCTCGCCGATGCGTTCACGCCATTGGCAAAGGGTATCAACTCCGAATATGCGAACCAGAACGCTTACGACTCAATTTCTATTCACGGCGGTTCAGGTTTCATTATGGAATACAAGTGCCAGCGTCTTTACCGCGATGCACGTATCTTCTCTATCTACGAAGGTACAACACAGTTGCAGGTAGTGGCTGCGGTGCGCTATATCACCAACGGAACCTACCTCAACATAATGAAGGAAATGTTGGAAAACGAAGTTTGCGACTGTATGAAGGACTTGAAGGCTCGTGTAGAACGCCTTGTTGCACTTTACGAAGAGGCTTTGGAAAAGGTGAAGGCAAGCGAATGCCAAGACACGATAGACTTCCTCGCACGCCGTCTGTACAATATGACCGCTGGCATCATAGAGTCGTTGCTCCTTATTGAAGATGCAAGCAAGGCACCAGAACTGTTCGAGAAGTCGGCAAACGTGTTTGTCCGTATGACCGAAGAAGAAGTTGCAGGCAGTGTGGCTTATATTAAGGCATTCGACTGTAAGGAACTCAAATATTTCAAAACAGTGGCAGAAGAAGCTGTTCAGTAA
- a CDS encoding DUF4595 domain-containing protein, with protein MKKLSNFVWLLAIALTATITFTSCGKDKDDPVDKNKVKVNPAKVFVNGMLKEAAGSVFTLDAEGRVSSIVNKEEKIKVTFEYKSDVLGTTDVPNVVMTVTDDDSKTVYKLLLNEAGYVKYCDEYEYEKNEIAKSKTWNLEYNSDNRLVKAVQSESGFQTTYTLTYKNGDAIESSTVSQKEGKETNRYQIFYTSSKVTSPIVNKGCIMFFGGGLGIELDDLEYAYYAGMLGKATKHLPIYNLDKNNDKISFEWTINKGGFPTKVVIKDEEDVDQILFVW; from the coding sequence ATGAAAAAATTATCTAATTTTGTGTGGCTTTTGGCGATAGCCTTAACTGCTACTATTACATTTACTTCATGTGGTAAGGACAAAGACGATCCTGTTGATAAGAATAAAGTAAAAGTAAACCCAGCAAAAGTTTTTGTCAATGGTATGCTTAAAGAAGCGGCTGGTTCTGTTTTTACTTTAGATGCCGAAGGTCGTGTATCTTCTATAGTCAACAAAGAAGAGAAAATAAAAGTTACATTCGAATATAAAAGCGATGTTTTAGGTACCACAGATGTGCCTAATGTAGTGATGACAGTAACTGACGATGACAGCAAAACTGTATATAAGCTACTCTTAAATGAAGCTGGATATGTGAAGTACTGCGACGAATATGAGTACGAAAAAAATGAAATTGCTAAGTCAAAAACATGGAATTTGGAATACAACTCTGACAATCGACTTGTTAAGGCGGTACAGTCGGAAAGTGGATTCCAAACAACATATACCCTTACTTACAAGAATGGCGACGCTATAGAATCATCAACTGTATCGCAAAAGGAAGGTAAGGAAACAAACCGCTACCAGATTTTCTATACTTCTAGTAAGGTAACTTCGCCTATTGTGAATAAAGGTTGCATTATGTTCTTTGGTGGAGGTTTAGGTATAGAGTTGGACGATTTGGAATATGCCTACTATGCAGGAATGTTAGGAAAGGCTACCAAGCATCTGCCTATTTATAATTTGGATAAAAACAACGACAAAATAAGCTTCGAGTGGACCATCAATAAAGGCGGTTTCCCAACCAAAGTCGTTATTAAAGACGAAGAGGATGTAGACCAAATTCTTTTTGTTTGGTAA
- a CDS encoding lipocalin family protein → MKRNVFLCFAIFATSVIFTSCGNASKKSNVEKADTVSLLGRWTTIVPTDSTAEVGIELKENGVAASINMPTLPYDRWQKVNDSTIAIHGTSVFDGEKMELTDTFELNKEKQTLNQCGTDIVYKRVN, encoded by the coding sequence ATGAAAAGAAATGTATTTCTTTGTTTTGCCATATTCGCCACTTCCGTAATCTTTACGAGTTGTGGAAACGCATCGAAGAAAAGCAATGTAGAAAAAGCAGATACTGTTAGCCTTTTGGGACGCTGGACAACCATTGTTCCCACCGATTCTACGGCAGAAGTAGGCATCGAGCTGAAGGAAAACGGCGTAGCAGCCTCTATCAATATGCCGACTTTACCTTACGACCGTTGGCAAAAGGTGAACGACAGCACTATTGCCATTCACGGAACAAGTGTTTTCGATGGTGAAAAGATGGAACTTACCGACACTTTTGAACTGAACAAGGAAAAGCAAACACTCAATCAGTGTGGTACCGATATAGTGTATAAACGTGTAAACTAA
- a CDS encoding electron transfer flavoprotein subunit alpha/FixB family protein — protein sequence MNNVFVYCEIEQTTVQEVSQELLTKGRKLANQLGVELHAIVAGTDIKGKVEDQILPYGVDKLFVFDGKGLFPYTSAPHTDILVNLFKEEQPQIALMGATVIGRDLGPRVSSSLTSGLTADCTQLEIGEYDDKKAGKHYDNILYQIRPAFGGNIVATIVNPDHRPQMATVRSGVMQKAIYEGTARQEVVYPEVSKYVDEAAYAVKVIERHVEAAQNNLKGAPIVVAGGYGVGSKENFETLFQLADVLHAEVGASRAAVDAGWIPTDRQVGQTGVTVHPKVYIACGISGQIQHIAGMQDSGIIISINNDPDAPINQIADYVINGDVGEVLPKMIKYYKQNSK from the coding sequence ATGAATAACGTATTTGTATATTGCGAAATAGAGCAGACAACGGTGCAGGAAGTATCGCAGGAATTGCTCACAAAAGGACGTAAACTTGCCAACCAATTAGGCGTAGAACTCCATGCCATCGTGGCTGGAACCGATATAAAAGGTAAGGTGGAAGACCAGATACTGCCCTACGGAGTTGATAAACTCTTTGTATTCGACGGCAAAGGCTTGTTCCCTTACACGTCAGCACCCCATACCGACATACTCGTAAACCTATTTAAAGAGGAGCAACCACAGATTGCGCTCATGGGCGCAACCGTTATCGGACGCGACTTGGGTCCTCGTGTGTCATCATCATTGACATCGGGTCTGACCGCCGATTGTACACAACTTGAAATCGGTGAATACGACGACAAGAAGGCTGGAAAGCACTACGACAACATCTTGTACCAAATTCGCCCTGCCTTCGGTGGCAATATCGTGGCTACAATTGTAAATCCAGACCACCGTCCACAAATGGCGACAGTCCGTTCAGGCGTTATGCAGAAAGCCATTTACGAAGGAACGGCAAGGCAAGAAGTGGTTTATCCAGAAGTAAGCAAGTATGTTGATGAGGCTGCATACGCCGTAAAGGTGATTGAACGCCACGTCGAAGCAGCGCAAAACAACCTGAAGGGTGCACCAATCGTTGTGGCTGGAGGCTACGGCGTAGGCTCAAAAGAAAACTTTGAAACGCTTTTCCAACTCGCCGACGTACTGCACGCAGAAGTAGGCGCATCGCGCGCAGCAGTAGATGCTGGCTGGATACCAACCGACCGACAGGTAGGACAGACTGGTGTTACGGTTCACCCGAAAGTATATATCGCCTGTGGCATTTCAGGGCAGATACAACACATTGCAGGTATGCAGGATTCGGGCATCATTATTTCCATCAACAACGACCCAGATGCCCCCATCAACCAAATTGCCGACTATGTTATCAACGGCGATGTAGGCGAAGTGCTGCCAAAAATGATTAAGTATTACAAGCAAAACAGTAAGTAA
- a CDS encoding DUF4595 domain-containing protein: MKKLSNFAWLLAAMLSATTLTACGDNNNDVQHENISSANVSESLTQVFTGGMPKAVGGYSISRNAQGQVYLMKKSWGRDKVEFEYKAANSGNTNAPDVVMTVTDDDDRKVYNLFLNKDGYVQHCDETEYERGKAPKSETWDFEYNADGQLVKVVSSEDGYETTHITYKGGNIVRTSVVSRGREKDRHDIYYTSNTVASPILNKGNMMFFDTTFDIDVEELQFAYYAGLLGKATKHLPVRSIDEENEVTTFRWKFNANGYPTSLSEGDDTKRISW; encoded by the coding sequence ATGAAAAAATTATCTAATTTTGCGTGGCTCTTGGCAGCAATGTTAAGTGCCACAACATTAACAGCGTGTGGAGATAATAATAATGATGTGCAACATGAGAACATTAGCTCTGCTAATGTATCAGAAAGCCTGACTCAGGTTTTCACAGGTGGTATGCCTAAAGCTGTAGGTGGCTATTCTATTTCAAGAAATGCTCAAGGACAGGTATATCTCATGAAGAAATCTTGGGGTAGAGATAAAGTTGAATTTGAATACAAAGCTGCCAATTCGGGCAATACAAATGCTCCTGATGTGGTGATGACAGTAACCGACGACGATGACAGAAAGGTATATAACCTGTTTTTGAACAAAGACGGATATGTGCAGCACTGCGATGAAACCGAGTACGAAAGAGGCAAGGCTCCTAAGTCAGAAACATGGGACTTTGAATACAATGCTGACGGACAGCTCGTCAAGGTGGTAAGTTCGGAAGACGGATACGAAACAACCCACATTACCTATAAGGGTGGCAACATCGTTAGAACGTCGGTTGTATCGCGAGGAAGAGAAAAAGACAGACACGATATTTACTATACTTCAAATACTGTGGCTTCGCCTATCTTGAACAAAGGTAATATGATGTTCTTCGATACAACGTTTGACATCGACGTAGAGGAATTGCAATTTGCTTACTATGCAGGCTTGTTAGGAAAGGCTACAAAGCATCTGCCTGTACGTTCTATTGATGAAGAGAACGAAGTAACAACATTCAGATGGAAGTTCAATGCGAACGGTTACCCAACGAGTCTTTCAGAGGGCGACGATACGAAGAGAATTTCTTGGTAA